The nucleotide sequence TATCAGTTAGCTTTgcaaaacatttcagaaacaatttctaaaattatatggTTACTCTTTGTCATTCTTTGACTTCCCTTCTATTGAAAATCTACTTCAAACTATGGAAGAAACTACACAGGAGACTCGAGTTGATGAAACTTGCAAATGCAAATGATGGCTTCAACAATTGAAGAACAAGGATTTATTATAGACAAAGTTCTCAAGTTCATCCACAACACAGACAGTTCTACAAGTGTTTGCAGAGCATATTTTATAGATGAACCAGGTGGCAATGGAAAACATTTGTATATAGATGTTTAATCCAGAATTGAATCAATTTAGGCGTGCAAGTTATATCAGTAGCATGGACTGGAATTGCTGCTATGTTATTTCCACGTGGCCATACAGTTCACAGACGATTCAAATTACCActaaatttacatgaacattctgtatctagtttaaaagttaatagtaaagAAGCCACCATAATTCATTCCACAAAGTTAATCATCTGGGATGAGGCACTGATGGTCAACAAACATTCCTTAATGTGCATTAATTAATTGGCAATTGAAAGATATAATGGATAAACAATGTACCATTTGGTGGAGAAATCATCTTCTTAGGAGGAGATTACGGAGTTGCCTTTGTCCCTGATTTCAAACTCAGATATTATCGGTGAAGTATATGGTCAAAATTCATCATTTCTATCTTGACGCTTCCTACCTTTTAAGTAATTCAATCAAGAATGAGCTCTGCGATGAAGTCGATAAAAGTGTTTTAGATCTCTTTTCAGGTTCATCCAGAACTTACTTTAGTGTAAATACTTTAATAACTGAAGATAAGAGCGAACTGCTAACAATTTCCTAATGAATTCTTAAACAGCCTTAAAATGACTGACAACCCATTGTGGTTATTTTTTGACCATCCCATGAGTTGACTTTGAAGGAAGTTGCAGTTGTAATGTTAGTGAGAAACCTTAATTCGATGAATGGCACAAGACTAAttgtcaaaaaaatgtttgagaaCGGTTTGGATTTGGAATTTATTACTGGTAAGGTGGTTGGACATTGGGTATTATGACCTCACATTGACTTATCACTATCTGATACTTCCGATCCATATTCATTAAAGGGAAGACAATTCTCCGTTAGAGTGGCATTCTGCATGACAATTAAGGAGGTGTAGGGGTAAACAACCGAGTTGGAATATACTTACCTGAACCAGTGTTCAGTCATGGTCAGTTGTATGTGGCCCTATCTCAGAGAAAATCGTTCAAAAATGGTAAGGTAGAAATTAAACCTCAAGGTTGGCTCACATCCAATGtggtttgaaagaaaatattgtgaaattagattttttttgtgAGCGAGGTTGGAACAACATGTCAACTAATTACAATCTTTTTATATGTGATTTTTCATGTGACATAAAATATATGAGAACTGATTTCTTGACTAAGTATGTTATTCCTAATATATTATTTCCTCCTTTGACGAGGTAACAACTACTGACGTGTGCCTCCCCTTCCCCCCACTAATTACAATATCAAGTAACACTACATGGCAGCACGGGTCATCTAGTaccatttaaaactaataagCTTACAGtgtccctatttttcaaaatacaatttcttgCGGAGGTGATAGTAGTATACTACTATCTTATCCATTTACAGATGATACTAATGATTTACTAATGACTGTGCTGTCACATTAGACTGAAGGGTTAGAGAATCTGTAAGAATGGATTGGCATTTTTCTGAAAGAGGATAAGAGTGGACAAGTTGAGATCTTTCAATGAAgtaaataacacaaacaaattaacaTTGCCTAGCCACGGAGCTGATTTCATGTACAACACACAATCTTCTCAAACAGTTcaagaaaatcattattttacacTACTTGTTTCAAGACTATTGCCTCAGATGAgtcaatgatataaaaaatatcttcatTGTAACTGAAATGGACACACTATCTCGTACAATAGTTTTAGTAGGCTACCTAATTTGTTTGTGCTTTGTTTGCTACCTttgtatttagtataaatatgttttaaattattgatttttaacatGATTCCAAccatgaaattattttaaatttctttgcatCACTTGAAGATAAGTCTCAACATATATAGTGTATACAACTATTTTTCAGCTACTGTTTGATAAGGTATTGACCACATTACATCAACTGGAAGCTTTTGGCCTCCTTAGGGCCTGAAGGTCCCAGAATTTGCAATTGATTTATGCAATAGCTTCATCCATTGTCATCATGTTAGAGTAACTCCCTTGTAGTTTTCTCTGGTTTCTGGGAGCAGCAGTTCAGTTTGTACCTGAAGATTATCCCTTGGAAGTATCACAATCTAAGAAAGCTCACAATATTCACTCTTAGGGACCAATGTGAGAAAAGTAAACAACATAACTATCTGATCAATGCATTGTTGAATCTAAGCTTGGCcgtacagaaaatatttaacaacttatAAGTAATCTGCCTTGTAAGCattcaattattaatttgttatgcaCAAAACTATACTACTTTAGTgatataattaaagtattaatttatgtttgttgatctttggtttgtatagaaataatttaaaataaattttggtttgttttagATTGGAGGACTTaccataaaaaatcaaataatcgTAGAAGCTCTTCTATTGCAAGATTTGCCATACACAATTTTTGATGGAATATTTGGGTTAAGTCCCAAAGATGATCGCCATTATTTAATGTCACCTTTCTATAATATGATACTTCAGGACTTAGTGCCTTCTCCTGTGTTTTCTCTCTATTTCTCcgagtaataatttattatacatggGTAATTtgatcatatatttttttcatttttcaaaatttcaatagtcAAATTTCCTCAGGCtcaattaactttataaaatacacagCTTCCGATAGTaagtaacacaaataaaatatacacatgcTGCCTCATAGTAtcttattttcagtaattttaattatttattattattttgatttataattgttCAATgctaatgtatattttgtaattaagttgGTAGTAACACAACAGCTGTATTCAAAtgtgaaaaaacataaaaaactcatTTTGCCAATTATTTTTCAGTAGTAATTTCAAAATGGATATATGCTGAATTCGTATCTTATCAAACAATTAGAAAATGAttgcatattataaataatttcttaatacatattaaacataGGAATTTTGTAAGTAGAAAgtgaattattcttaaaataaactaCTGATAAGTAGAATGCTTTTGTTAAAAGAAACTATTTTGGGATTAATATTATGTTTCAGtgcaaaaaatgaattaatatttggAGGAGTGGATCCAAACTACTATAAAGGAGAGTTTATATTTGTGAATACACTCAACAAGATGACTGATCGCTGGCAATTTCTCTTCAAAGGGTAAGTATTATGAAATCAAGgacataaataatatcaatatcacTTACTTAAAAAGCAAGTAAACAGTAAATTCCCTTTTGAGGTtgtcagttaaaatatttttaatagtcttaaataaaaaaattattttgtttttcattcttCTATCTACTGCGAAAGTAGGAATAGGATGTCAATAAGAATTTTACGTGGACACacagtattaaaatttacattacaaaaacaaaaaacttttggTTATATAAGAAGTGTTtcagttttctatttttttctaaaaaaggcatttgcaaatttattttaatctactacaaatataattataccCATTTTACTGAAGACCATTTTAGTACATACTGCTATATCCCTTGTTTACCCAATGTGATACATGCAGTTATGTATGAGAATTGTTCCAGAAAGTAAGGATCATTTGATAATAAGACCTGTGTAGGTTTCAGTTCAGTCACAAACCATATAGCCCAGGCTTACATTACATATTCCAACAGCTGTTTTGCAAAGTGTcattgttttattggttttttaactGACATTATGATGGATGTGTTATTAGAAAAATGCTGCCAATTGTAAAATTCAAtcagttttttaaattgataaaaatgctAAActggtgaaatttaaaattgatcatGATCTTTTTCAGTGTATAGTTTGGAGGTTATGAGAGTGAAAGAAAAAGCATGGGGAGTGGTGTTGCCTGTCATGTAGAACTATCATTTATGGTAGAAGCTGCTCTGTTTAGTTTAtgaaagtttgaaaaacaaattgaCAATCATGTCAAAGCTAACTGTCGTTTCACGTTGAATGAACTTAGCGACCAATTTCCTTTGACACAGTCACTTATCCATGAAATAACTACTAATCATTTGGGCTATAAAAAGATTTGTGCACAATCAGCCCCAACCCTTTTGACTGATAAATAATGTGCACCGCAGCTGCATTGAGTTTTGTTGAAAACTGCAAcgttaattgtaaatataatgttgAACAATATAGGACTGTTGGTGAAGAAATTCCCACACATACTCCTGTTActattaaatgtgttaaatgcGGACACAACATTAGCCACAGTATACTATGGTATACATAACACACTGACTACTGAGCAGTACATTGTTTAATGTTGGCACACATGTGACTATTGGTAGCAAACatgataagttttattatttttattgaaataaaattattaacattattagattgagttttttgtaaatgaaaattgtCCATGCTTTATGGAGGACCCtccttatattttaatatttacataaattgtattttgattgaactcataaaaaataataatataaaatgatttaagtATCATCATGAATCAAACTTTAAGATACTGtactatattgttatataattgaGCTGcaatttgcatatattttttaataatatgttattaaaacaacattgaaTATCAATATATGAGGAGCAGAAGTAGTCCTTAGTGTTTTTagtctaaaatgtaaattttttcgaattaaaacttaaaacagaattcaatcaaaataattatttatcaatagtaTATACAACATCTTTTCCAAtagtaaactttttcaaaaattcaacgTGAGCCATTAGAAGtaatcaatatttacatttaaatacttcgttttaaatataactaaaaaatttagatatgatattaaaaaaaatactgctttgaGACTTATTTGCACCAATTAATAATGTCCTCATTACAGGATATATGTGGAAGATAAGGAGTTGAGCAAAAGGGGTTGTCTGGGTATTGTGGACTCAGGCTCTGACTTTTTGATGGGGTCTAAGGAATTAATAGAAGCGATTATGGAATCAATAGACCCTCAACGGGTTACCAACAAAGTGCATGAAGGCTATATcgtaagtaataatatattagatCAAATCAAAGTTTTTGCAAAACCTTTTTGTGATACTTTggaaattataatgaaaatgctTTAGGCACATTACAAACCATAAATAttgagtaagaaaataaaaacagttagtTAGCCTAGCACGACATAAAGAATGATTATACAAGGGAATTGGAAATATAAATCTGAGTGAGGTGATCTTACTCTGCCTTCTTCGACAGCAAAATATAGAGAGGGTGTTTCTAAATCACTGACTCTTCAGAAATTGTAATGGTTGAGGCTGAGTGTACTTTCCAATCCTACCTCCCCCTGGTAGATGTTTCATGGGATCTCACAGAAGTTGGTTTTCAATCcttccttacccatcctgaatgtcCTGTCACTTAAGAAACCTGTTGTGCAATGATATTTAAAAGTTCAGGTAAAATGAAGatgttttccattttttatactttctaaatatttatcaaacataattagtttataagacacagtttttgttacattttataatctgCTGAGTGACAGCGAGGGGGTACAAAGGGTCCACAtcccccaaattttaaatgttttcaataacttttttagtaaaccattattattatttaaaataactcagTATTACTGATGTTTACTGCTAAAAGATCATTCTCAGCAAAGAAAAATTTGGGTCAAGAAACTTTCTAAGGAACAAAATgtggccttactctctgtccactacggaaaaatatcagttgtctggaccacCCCAAAAATTTTCCTTGCTGCATTCTTGGTCAGTGTCTATCACCCaaaggaaaaatttcatttttacctGTCTGTGTTTCtttatatctatctgtctgtatgtgcgATTCTCgtgaacaaactgacctatagacttgaaattttgcataaagcttaatttctatataaacaactctgagttagatgatggtggATATCacttccatgggatttggctgagcgttagtgaacatatttacattagtcttatgggtaaccatgatggcaacactGAAAAAAATACGTTCTGAGTAGACAAACTGAGtacagtgaaataaaattttaacataacatagTATCACATGTAGCCTGATGAAATAAGATATACACTTGAAACTTTACatgtaacctcagtgaagcctgttatgcaacATGTAGTGTAGCGCATTCGTACCTTGTTACTAGATTTAATAAcctgacataaaataaaaagagttttgtCTCCTCCATGGTCAGCAACAACTATTCCACTTCTACCTTAGCATTAGCATTAGTAGTGGTAGAAAGTCAGTACCACTGATTTGTTTACTGACTTGTAGCAACATAAGTCAGTAAATCGTGGTAAATTATGTTGTGTGCGCAGGTCTCTTGCAGTGATATTGACAAACTAAAAGAAGTAAGATTTAAAACCATGGAGAACAAGATATTATCCATGATGCCTAAGGAATATGTTTAAACGGGTgagttaaatgaaaattattttacttaagtgAAAGAAACAATACTTTAGAAGAAGGAAAACTAATTgttactatattttgttattgtataattaattttgaaatttcaaagttgTGAAATGATGGTGTTTGTGATTAAATATTCTTAAGAAGTGTTTGTGGTTTCAAAAAACATAAAGTAAGACATTAATAAAGTTATCATAGACTTTGAATACCAAGATTAGATAGTTCTCAgattcattagtttttaaaattaaactaaagttatatttttcaggCTGTAATTAACAACAGCGAGTTTTGCTACACATCTTTCTTGGTTCTCCATGGGTTAAATACTACAGATTCTACTCCCATTCTGTGTTTCGGCAGCGTATTTATGAGGAAATATTACACACAGTTTGACCTCAAGGAGAGCAGAATTGGTTTTTGCACTAGCAAGCTAAGACATGTTTACTGATGTACACACAAGCTGACATGCTTACTGTTGCACATATCAAAAATAACATTGAAGAGCCTGAATAATTTGATGAAAGTATTGATTACTCTTCAATCGTTCTGGCTGAATTGCAGTTCTCTGtgaaaaccatttataaattcatttcacccagctgtaacaataaaattctaaaaatattatattcataaatattccaTCACTTTTCCTCATAGAAATGAAACAAATCAGTCATTTATTACCTAGTCTATCAACATGAAGTAAGTAacgtttattgaataaaaacagaTCAATGCTGTTATCATCTTTGTAAAATCACTTTGTTCTCAGCTTAATTATGTTGATCAGTAATATGATCACAAGGATCTAAAGTATACAAATAGTGGGGGTACAAAAATATGTAGTCTATATTTAAACTCCTCAAATTATTTTGCagataagaattttttttaatgagatgTATTAAGTAAAAgtggaaaatgttaaaataaaacacatggaTCACCCATTGttcactttaatattattaaaagtattatattccTACTAAACAAGCTAAATACTGCTGAATATATGTGGtgattaaaataatgaagaatataTTTCGTGTCTACAATtagtaacattaaataaaaagagACCCCCTATTTAATAAACATCAAATAATAAAgaaggtaataaaatatgtacgaGTACAAACAACATATGGCATTTAAATGAAGATGTCACTTTAATTTAGTCACTAATAGTTGTCATACTGTATATTAGATGAAAGGTAAGTCTATCTTTTCAGACTTCATTTGATGTATTGTACAAGATCAGACACACTTGACAAACCTTTTAACACATCTCTCAACGTATGTTTCAAACCAAACTCAAAACCATTCTTCATTATGAGCTTTCAATAATAAACTCTTGGAATATTTAATCCATTATCATAATTAACCCCACGATGATATACTTAACCCATCATCTTAATGCAGATGTAAAATCATTTGTATCTTGAGTTTGATACACAATTTTATGTGTATGAACTTTGCACAATGTataagttttatacattaatttaagaGAATTATTAGTTGGAAAATAAACTCTACTTTTTCACTCAAGGTAGTAGGGTGAAAAAGTGTTATATCTATGGTTATTGTAATAGGTCGAACACACCTCTAACATgatctacacataacatagctatggtaggaagggttgatttaatacaAATGTCGAGTTCAATTCCATATCACCTTCTGCTTCTGAAATCTGTTGCTGTCCCAGgcttggctcctggaatctgtctgtctgaagagataaaagaaGAGTCGGCAACAATAGTGTTCTTCAAAGCTAACTCTTTTGCATCATTTAGACATGAGATTCACCTAGACCTCAAAGACGTCTCTTTGGTTTAACCAGTTTAACCTTTTGGATAAAACAGCATGTTCTATTTGACTTAGTACACTAGATGacagattttaaacattttttttaaatattttgcatccTTGTTTATGTTGTTGAGGGAGAAATTGTTTATGAAATCAGAGGGTATGCATGCCAGTTTGGTTTGGCATTTTCATAGCTAGTAAATAATCCTCTAAACCTGgctgaaataatgtaataaacaggTCTGGGCAATAGCTTCAgatcatttttacaaaaacatcttAAACAAGCTAAATATGAGTATAAGTGACAGTGTCAcaacgagctcctcacgtgtgagatttaatggggtgatcaaccgaggcggagagaaagagtggggacagagccgagcagagccgagcagtaccgataaatcccgaaaattcctgacaaactctgtacatgcggctaatagcgacctcagttcggaacggttctgatttctattatcttacgaattaatgagtcgttttatatccgaacatatctgcaaaacatagaaattatatcgaattaattatattaatatagaactttctttataactccaaagacactttacgcgaacatatctgcaaaacatagaaaattatattgaattaattatattaatattgaactttctttataactccaaagacactttacaaaatgtgagatggtgcacaacgaataaaaatgtcataatctttttgtgctattggaatatattcaaattaatagggcaaaagcaacatattataatgtggagtccttaattggtagtaaataaattaataattacactacaaaatctgtaataagagttatgtaatagctgtaataaactaagggtattaaaaaagattaaaaaagaaacttgtgagtaaatattcaaccaaaaacataataatagaaatatgacaaaaccaatgacaactacctgacttaaatacctaacatagcacgtgacatcattaacaCATTGAATGCGGCTGGCACCGCACGGTGCCCGCGCTTCGGGTGTCCTCGGGTGCGTTCGGCACCGGACGGTGTCACGCCACCTTCTAGATTTCACAACGTCAGTGCTGTTTCAGCTTCTGCGTGAGGAAGGTATATTTCGCGCCGCGTGTAGAGTACCCTTGTTTGTTGTTCCACGTGGTTCGGGTTGAGTTCATCGGCTAATCTGTGTGTTTGGTGTATTGTTATAGTTGTAGGGGCTGTGAACTTCGTTGTGAACAATGGATGGTCCTAGTTCTAGCCAAATAAGACAACTATTTGAGTGAGAGTGATGTGGAAAGTAGTTCTGACGATTCTGTGGCGTCTGCCGGCCCGGAGAGTGACATTGACCAAGCCCAGCTTGACGCGCCGCCTATTGTCAATGTGGTGGCGCCTGTGGACATCGAGGATGAGGACACGGATGACCAGGAAGCTGATCAAGTGATTTCTGACCCAATATGGTCACTTCGTTACTGCAGGTATGCGAAGAATTCCcttcacaaaagaaaacaaattgctTGTACCTGCCCCCGGAACAAACGATCCTATCgattggttttttttactacttgatGATACCTTGTTGGAAAAAATTGTGTCTGCCACTAACAAAAATGCCTGGGAAATATTATTTTCCcctaacctcaaaataaaatcaagaataaataattgGCAGGAACTGACAGTGGctgaactgaaaaaatttttcGGGCTAATCTTTCACATGGGAACTGTAAAAATCAATCGTCTAAACGATTACTGGAAAACTGATCGTATGTTTAATTTTGGATTCGTGAGATCCCAAAATGAGCAGAGACAGATTTCTCCTGATCctaagatgtttaaatttttatgaaagtgacGAAGAGACTGTACCTGATGATCGCCTCTACAAAGTCAGGCTTTTGATTGACTATTTCAATCAAAAGATGAAAAAAACCATCTACTACCCAAGTCGAGAGTTGTCGATTGATGAAGGAATGGTGCTATGGAGAGGACGTCTGCACTTTCGACAATACATTCAAGGAAAGCGCCATAAATATGGTATCAAGATTTACTCGTTATGTGAACCGGATGGACTTTTGTGTAAGTTTCACTGTGTATTCTGGGAAGGGAGGTGAACTTGGAGGAAAAGGTCATGCTAGCAAAGTAGTCAAGTATTTGATGAGGGGAATGCTTGGGGTGGGCCATTCATTgtatatggataattattatatcagttaccCCCTTGCAACCGAGTTACTGAGTGAGAAAACCTACTGCACCGGCACAATGCGCTCAGACCGAAAGCAATGTTCCGCTAGATCTCAAGACAGCTCGTCTTGCCAGAGGAGAAAAGGCAGAACGGTACGCCAATGGTGTTTTGATAGCAAAATGGTGCGACAAGCGTCAGGTGTTGTACCTATCCACAGAGTTTGAGAATGATTGGGCAATCTCAATGAATAGGTATAACCAACCTCGCCAAAAGCCTCTGCCCATAATACAGTACAACGCCCATATGAAGGGTGTGGACCGAAATGATCAGCTTATGAGCTATTATGCCTTCGAACACAAATCAATTCGCTGGTACAAAAAAGATCTTCGTCCATTTCCTTCAGACGTTGTTGGTGAACTCcttcaaactttattttacaaaccaaCCCAAGGAAAAGATCGCTGTACCACTTTAGATTGTCCATCATCAACATGCTTTTGCCTGCAGCAAACGCAATCACACCTCCACTCCGGCCTAGACAACAAACAACTGTCAGACACGTATTGTCAAAAATGGACACACCTGACAACACAGGAGAAAGGATGAAGAGAAAACGATGCAGAGAATGCTCAAAGAAAAGACAAAGAAAAGAACCATGACCCTTTTCTTTTGATGCCCAGTGCCTGGCGAACCTGGCCTATGTGCCACTGAGATGCTTCGACAAGTATCATGAGTAGGAAAGAAAATGAGGCAGGAAAAAgtggaaatattgtaaatattgtatataattgtgtgtatGACGGTTACAAAtgaatgaatactgtaaacaattttaacagTGAAAAAGTGTTGTGCGTGGAAAGTGACGGGACGCGACTGACACCGTTCGGGTGTCCAATGGCATCTGACCTGCCGAGTGCGGCGGCCGGCACCTTCCGGTGCCGCTACTATATTGTTgctgttatatatgtatatatggacATATACACATCATTGATGGTTGCATATGAAGTCTCCACATAAATAATGGtaagtaaaacctaaaaaaaatattttcagcatgGGCTtgtatttttacgtatttttctggcagcagtgaatgtgttaataaatacaaaattttgctaattatattatattactgtaactgacgCGATAACTAgatttaacaaatttagaagtaagtaaaaagaatacgagtaaagaaactctaaaacaattgtggttagaaaaaatgtcactatcatatttaggttatgtttatgtttattttaactgatggatccaaaactgacACGAGCTCCTCAAACGGGCTTattctgtagttggcaggaggggcccctccatccccactctttctctccgcctcggttgatcaccccattaaatctcacacgtgaggagctcgtcaGTGTCACATACAGTtttcatgttttgtaaaatataacagcaaaaaatatatgtactttaACAAGCATATGGTTATAATTGCAAATAGATCTAGCTATTGAATATCAAATCACAAAACTCCgatgtacaataaacaaaataagtctCTAAAATGA is from Homalodisca vitripennis isolate AUS2020 unplaced genomic scaffold, UT_GWSS_2.1 ScUCBcl_6347;HRSCAF=13519, whole genome shotgun sequence and encodes:
- the LOC124373758 gene encoding renin-2-like isoform X1 translates to MSPFYNMILQDLVPSPVFSLYFSDAKNELIFGGVDPNYYKGEFIFVNTLNKMTDRWQFLFKGIYVEDKELSKRGCLGIVDSGSDFLMGSKELIEAIMESIDPQRVTNKVHEGYIVSCSDIDKLKEVRFKTMENKILSMMPKEYV
- the LOC124373758 gene encoding renin-like isoform X2, with the protein product MTDRWQFLFKGIYVEDKELSKRGCLGIVDSGSDFLMGSKELIEAIMESIDPQRVTNKVHEGYIVSCSDIDKLKEVRFKTMENKILSMMPKEYV